The following are encoded together in the Cerasicoccus sp. TK19100 genome:
- a CDS encoding SUMF1/EgtB/PvdO family nonheme iron enzyme — protein sequence MSDESTAPKMTAPPGRAYEVLTPGEKFGDYQVLRCVSYDLLGSLYRVRKPRSKDEKTVFVMPPIIKSDQEFHERFAQMGPKLCKLEHPNVFSFEEAVVVKDRFTFMGKEFDGENLADYLQNYVNKQIKERKSNQDEPRELVSDLPMGLPADDVTSILSQTLEGLAYLADKKIQHYNLNPTNILRAKNGSIKVAGFGLLSLIGQERFEAVVSAGIPPIALGGRAIRINTVDILSPEVRQGKPADARSDVYALGITAYWLLTGRKPTADYVPPSEVVHGLSEKWDIFIANCLDREPEKRYQSVNKAKDDFENFENIRPLRNKSQKASIGTTDTKTVFRHLDFIPVPKKLQEKGTKTASAFRLAVVGVVLLIFGSLIFSAINVMLDDSFPDGVVAIKTPDGQEPRLSFALEPDNVGVKISGTTHNFIVRDGKLDLNILPGSYRFAFTAPGFDSHSELIQIDKEPLQKTIKLRPALVDAVFVSEPSVTLTAVDASGKEFPLGETDASGQLVANQVIVAGDYTMIADKAGYSPTKSGPYTLSSREANTVQVPIEAILGVLRVKSDPSGADVFYGDRQLGKTNVTLQDLPVNEEFLLTVKLDGYRDKTLAVTVLPQTKDILDFGTLTPLSGEIAPVILFGGKEPTPEQLKSVKITGVSRNSQLGEQTFSADASSIANGQFRIQGVREGEVEMTVSHPDYYDVSKTFSLGNNVRVKVPYDMEPLPAILTLAPKPANEDWVITLDGKKVKLPEMQAPLKPGVKHTLSIGSKDYFAQSKSFTPKPNEKMSWAPEMVLIPSPESGQNYEVPFIDMSLVWIAPGSFSMGSPPTEPSRLPEEGPVTQVRLTRGYWIGAHEVTQQQYTDVIGFNPSRLQGKTRPVEYVSWNEAMAYCRKLNEREQEAGRLPAGYEYRLPTEAEWEYAARAGSTAPFHWGNTATAENAHFQGTYPRDFESSDVDAEDDYGAKEVGQYQPNAWGLYDVHGNVREWCFDDYNARLPGDEVTDWVRLQDGSRHPVRGGGWEDFAIRSRAASRSEGLSENFRNASTGFRVVLAPAIAE from the coding sequence ATGAGTGATGAATCGACCGCCCCCAAGATGACGGCCCCCCCCGGTCGCGCCTACGAAGTCCTGACGCCCGGTGAAAAATTCGGGGATTACCAGGTGCTCCGTTGCGTGTCCTACGACTTGCTGGGCAGCCTGTATCGCGTCCGCAAACCGCGTTCCAAGGACGAGAAGACGGTGTTCGTCATGCCGCCGATTATCAAGTCGGACCAAGAGTTTCATGAGCGCTTTGCGCAGATGGGGCCCAAGCTCTGCAAGCTCGAGCACCCGAATGTTTTTTCCTTTGAAGAGGCTGTGGTGGTCAAGGACCGCTTTACCTTTATGGGAAAGGAGTTCGACGGGGAAAACCTCGCCGACTACCTGCAAAACTACGTCAACAAGCAGATCAAAGAGCGAAAAAGCAATCAGGACGAGCCCCGCGAACTCGTGTCGGACTTGCCTATGGGCCTGCCGGCGGACGACGTTACCTCGATCCTTAGCCAGACGCTTGAGGGCCTGGCCTACCTGGCTGACAAGAAAATCCAGCACTACAATCTCAACCCGACCAACATCCTTCGTGCCAAAAATGGCTCCATCAAGGTGGCCGGTTTCGGCCTGCTCAGCCTGATCGGGCAAGAGCGCTTTGAGGCAGTTGTCTCTGCCGGGATTCCGCCGATCGCCCTCGGCGGTCGCGCGATTCGCATCAACACGGTGGACATCCTTTCGCCCGAGGTCCGCCAGGGTAAACCCGCTGACGCCCGCTCCGATGTTTACGCCCTTGGCATCACCGCCTACTGGCTGCTCACTGGCCGCAAGCCGACCGCGGATTACGTGCCACCGAGCGAGGTGGTGCACGGGCTTAGTGAGAAGTGGGACATCTTTATCGCCAACTGCCTGGACCGCGAACCGGAGAAGCGCTACCAGAGTGTTAACAAGGCCAAGGACGACTTTGAGAATTTCGAGAACATCCGGCCGCTGCGCAACAAGTCGCAGAAGGCGTCGATCGGCACCACCGACACGAAGACGGTTTTCCGGCACTTGGATTTTATTCCCGTGCCGAAGAAGCTCCAGGAAAAGGGCACCAAGACTGCCAGCGCATTCCGACTGGCTGTGGTGGGGGTGGTGCTGCTGATTTTTGGCTCGTTGATCTTTTCGGCGATCAATGTCATGCTGGATGATTCCTTTCCCGATGGGGTGGTGGCGATTAAGACGCCCGACGGCCAGGAGCCGCGGCTGAGCTTTGCGCTGGAGCCCGATAACGTCGGGGTGAAAATCTCTGGCACGACACACAACTTCATCGTTCGCGATGGAAAGCTGGATCTGAATATCTTGCCGGGCTCGTATCGCTTTGCCTTTACGGCACCGGGATTTGATTCCCACTCGGAGCTGATTCAGATCGATAAAGAACCGCTCCAGAAAACCATCAAGCTCAGGCCTGCCCTGGTGGATGCCGTGTTCGTCAGTGAGCCCAGCGTGACGCTGACCGCCGTGGACGCTAGCGGTAAAGAATTTCCATTGGGAGAAACGGACGCCAGCGGTCAGTTGGTGGCCAACCAGGTGATCGTCGCCGGTGACTACACGATGATCGCGGATAAGGCCGGCTATTCGCCGACCAAGTCTGGCCCCTACACGCTCTCCTCGAGAGAGGCCAACACGGTGCAGGTGCCGATCGAGGCCATCCTCGGTGTGCTCCGCGTGAAGTCCGATCCGTCCGGCGCGGATGTTTTCTACGGCGACCGCCAGCTTGGCAAAACGAACGTCACCCTGCAGGATCTGCCCGTCAACGAGGAGTTCCTGCTCACGGTCAAGCTGGATGGCTACCGCGACAAAACGCTCGCCGTCACCGTGTTGCCGCAGACCAAGGATATTCTCGATTTCGGGACGCTCACGCCGCTCTCCGGTGAGATCGCGCCCGTGATCCTCTTTGGCGGCAAGGAGCCGACACCTGAGCAGTTGAAAAGCGTTAAGATAACGGGCGTCAGTAGAAACAGCCAACTGGGCGAGCAGACTTTTTCCGCCGACGCCAGCAGCATTGCCAACGGCCAGTTCCGCATCCAGGGAGTCCGTGAGGGCGAGGTGGAGATGACCGTTTCGCACCCGGATTATTATGACGTCAGTAAGACCTTCTCGTTAGGCAACAATGTCCGCGTAAAAGTGCCGTATGACATGGAGCCGCTGCCCGCGATTTTGACCTTGGCCCCCAAGCCGGCCAACGAAGATTGGGTCATCACGCTGGATGGCAAAAAGGTAAAGCTTCCCGAGATGCAGGCTCCGCTCAAGCCAGGCGTAAAACACACCCTTTCGATTGGCAGCAAAGACTACTTTGCCCAGAGCAAGAGCTTCACGCCCAAGCCCAATGAAAAGATGAGCTGGGCACCGGAGATGGTGTTGATCCCCAGCCCGGAAAGTGGGCAAAACTACGAAGTGCCGTTCATCGACATGTCGCTGGTTTGGATCGCGCCCGGGTCGTTCTCCATGGGCAGCCCGCCCACCGAGCCGTCTCGCTTGCCCGAGGAAGGCCCCGTCACGCAGGTCCGCCTTACGCGCGGTTACTGGATCGGCGCTCACGAAGTCACCCAGCAGCAGTATACGGATGTCATCGGTTTCAACCCCTCGCGTTTGCAGGGTAAAACCCGGCCGGTAGAGTACGTGAGCTGGAATGAAGCCATGGCCTATTGCCGCAAGCTCAACGAGCGCGAGCAGGAGGCAGGCCGCTTGCCTGCTGGTTATGAATACCGCCTGCCGACCGAGGCCGAGTGGGAATATGCCGCGCGCGCCGGGTCCACGGCTCCGTTCCACTGGGGTAATACCGCCACGGCAGAGAATGCACATTTCCAAGGGACCTATCCGCGCGATTTCGAGTCCAGCGATGTCGACGCCGAGGACGACTACGGTGCCAAAGAAGTTGGCCAATATCAGCCCAATGCCTGGGGACTATACGACGTCCATGGCAACGTCCGCGAGTGGTGCTTCGACGACTACAACGCCCGCCTGCCGGGCGACGAGGTCACGGACTGGGTCCGCCTGCAGGACGGCAGCCGCCACCCTGTTCGCGGCGGTGGCTGGGAAGACTTCGCCATCCGTTCCCGCGCCGCTTCCCGCAGCGAGGGCCTCAGCGAAAACTTCCGCAACGCCAGCACCGGCTTCCGCGTCGTCCTCGCCCCCGCGATCGCGGAGTAG
- a CDS encoding STAS domain-containing protein, with product MVNAQQKDDTLVLTIEAPVIDASNAVAVRQALEESINKPGGKVAVDLHQVTLIDSAGVGVLLAVSKYNQERIALTNATPYVHSVLKLLRLQKMFNMADL from the coding sequence ATGGTTAACGCCCAACAAAAAGATGATACGTTAGTGCTTACGATCGAGGCACCGGTGATTGATGCTAGTAATGCCGTGGCCGTTCGCCAGGCGCTGGAGGAGTCGATCAATAAGCCCGGTGGCAAGGTTGCCGTGGATTTGCATCAGGTTACCCTGATTGACAGTGCCGGTGTGGGCGTTTTGTTAGCCGTGTCGAAATACAACCAGGAGCGCATTGCCCTGACGAATGCGACGCCCTACGTGCACAGTGTGTTGAAGCTTCTGCGCCTGCAGAAGATGTTCAACATGGCCGATCTCTAG